The following coding sequences lie in one Kribbella sp. NBC_00709 genomic window:
- a CDS encoding CobW family GTP-binding protein, producing MLPVTLLTGLDEDFRGAVAGNLLAAAGPTGVLVEYDVSGLSAGSVVRIARTATGVIDRDVITMDHPCVSCAMRGSLVQLLSSIAAIERYDAAIVNVPAAGDTQAIATELEAADDLRIDAVITTVDSATVVADLTGDELIRDRGVPTAVEDGRAIAEVVVRQLESADAAVLSGEEPTALVQAINPRLLIKTTPDGLLGVRLHVPGNVVEPGSIAARADGEVTTVVWQSDRPFHPERLYDALEDLVAGSARGRGTIWIATQHRNRLSWDSFGTNISIGVLGPWLADLPADRWPAVGQQHQARSALEWHPEYGDRASYLSITGPGLDPRELTDRLDGCVMRADEAVHPLTDPFAPYLEGSTAA from the coding sequence ATGCTGCCGGTGACCTTGCTGACGGGCCTCGACGAGGACTTCCGCGGCGCCGTCGCGGGGAACCTGCTGGCTGCCGCCGGCCCGACCGGCGTCCTGGTGGAGTACGACGTCAGCGGCCTGAGCGCCGGCTCCGTCGTCCGGATCGCCCGCACCGCGACCGGCGTGATCGACCGCGACGTGATCACCATGGACCACCCGTGCGTGTCCTGCGCGATGCGCGGCTCCCTCGTCCAGCTGCTCTCCAGCATCGCCGCCATCGAGCGGTACGACGCGGCGATCGTGAACGTCCCCGCCGCCGGCGACACCCAGGCGATCGCGACCGAGCTCGAGGCGGCCGACGACCTACGGATCGACGCGGTCATCACCACTGTCGACTCCGCCACCGTGGTCGCCGACCTGACCGGCGACGAACTGATCCGGGACCGCGGTGTCCCGACCGCCGTGGAGGACGGTCGTGCGATCGCCGAGGTCGTCGTACGGCAGCTGGAGTCGGCTGATGCGGCGGTGCTGAGCGGCGAGGAGCCGACCGCGCTGGTCCAGGCGATCAATCCACGGCTGCTCATCAAGACGACGCCGGACGGTCTGCTCGGCGTACGGCTGCATGTCCCCGGGAACGTCGTCGAGCCCGGCTCGATCGCGGCGCGCGCGGACGGCGAGGTCACGACCGTGGTGTGGCAGTCCGACCGGCCGTTCCACCCCGAGCGCCTGTACGACGCCCTCGAGGACCTGGTCGCCGGGTCGGCCCGCGGTCGCGGCACGATCTGGATCGCGACGCAGCACCGCAACCGGCTCAGCTGGGACAGCTTCGGCACCAACATCTCCATCGGCGTACTCGGTCCGTGGCTGGCCGACCTTCCGGCCGACCGGTGGCCCGCGGTCGGGCAGCAGCACCAGGCGCGGTCCGCCCTCGAGTGGCACCCGGAGTACGGCGACCGCGCGTCGTACCTGTCGATCACCGGGCCCGGCCTGGATCCGCGGGAATTAACCGACCGCCTGGACGGTTGTGTGATGCGTGCGGACGAAGCGGTTCACCCCCTGACCGACCCGTTCGCCCCTTACTTGGAAGGAAGTACCGCAGCATGA
- a CDS encoding response regulator, which produces MTRVLVVDDEPQIVRALQINLKARGYEVHLAGTGTSALKVAAQHPPELVILDLGLPDFDGVDVIRGLRGWTDAPILVLSGRTDQTDKVEALDAGADDYVTKPFGIDELLARMRAVLRRSNIAQDQPVVTVGGAVVDLAAKRVTLENGEDIRLTPTEWHLLEVLVRNPGKLMSQRQLLTEVWGPGYETASGNLRFYMGQLRRKLEPDPARPKHLLTEPGMGYRFEP; this is translated from the coding sequence GTGACGAGAGTCTTGGTGGTCGACGACGAACCGCAGATCGTGCGGGCGTTGCAGATCAATCTGAAGGCGCGCGGGTACGAGGTGCATCTGGCCGGCACCGGTACGTCGGCGTTGAAGGTTGCCGCCCAGCATCCGCCGGAGCTGGTGATCCTCGACCTGGGGCTGCCCGACTTCGACGGCGTGGACGTGATCCGCGGGCTACGGGGCTGGACCGACGCGCCGATCCTGGTGCTGTCCGGGCGGACCGACCAGACCGACAAGGTCGAGGCCCTGGACGCCGGCGCGGACGACTACGTGACCAAGCCGTTCGGTATCGACGAGCTCCTCGCCCGGATGCGCGCAGTACTCCGCCGCAGCAACATCGCGCAGGACCAGCCCGTCGTCACTGTCGGAGGTGCCGTCGTCGACCTCGCCGCGAAGCGGGTCACGCTGGAGAACGGCGAAGACATCCGCCTCACGCCGACCGAGTGGCACCTGCTGGAGGTCCTGGTCCGCAACCCCGGCAAGCTGATGTCCCAACGCCAGCTGCTGACCGAGGTCTGGGGTCCCGGCTACGAAACCGCCAGCGGCAACCTCCGCTTCTACATGGGCCAGCTCCGCCGCAAACTGGAGCCCGACCCGGCCCGCCCCAAACACCTCCTCACCGAACCAGGCATGGGCTACCGCTTCGAGCCGTGA
- a CDS encoding RidA family protein, whose translation MPELAIEPLNPSILPMSGKYSHGIQVDGAQRMVFVSGQVPWGNEHGRVPETFEAQCRMVWRNVLAVLSEAGMGIRNLVKVTTYLSDRQYRALNGKIREEVLGAHAPALTVVIADIYAENWLLEIEAVAMA comes from the coding sequence ATGCCAGAACTCGCGATCGAGCCGTTGAACCCGTCGATCCTGCCGATGTCGGGCAAGTACAGCCATGGCATCCAGGTCGACGGCGCACAGCGGATGGTGTTCGTCAGCGGGCAGGTGCCGTGGGGCAACGAGCACGGCCGGGTGCCGGAGACGTTCGAGGCGCAGTGCCGGATGGTCTGGCGGAACGTGCTGGCGGTGCTGTCCGAGGCGGGGATGGGGATCCGGAACCTGGTGAAGGTGACGACATACCTCTCCGACCGGCAGTACCGCGCGCTGAACGGGAAGATCCGCGAGGAGGTCCTCGGCGCGCACGCCCCGGCCCTCACCGTCGTCATCGCCGACATCTATGCGGAGAACTGGCTGCTCGAGATCGAGGCTGTCGCGATGGCCTGA
- the kdpA gene encoding potassium-transporting ATPase subunit KdpA, with translation MSDTAAGLLQVGLLLACLAAVYRPFGGYMARVYTSGKDLRVERWTYKLFGVDPKADQTWPVYARSLIAFSALSVILLYLLQRLQHWLPLSLGLPNVESGLAFNTAASFVSNTNWQSYVPEAVMGHLVQFAGLAVQNFLSAAVGITVAIALIRGFSRSKTDRVGNFWVDLVRTVLRVLVPIAVLGTVLLVAMGVVQNFSGGHEVTSVVGQTQHLPGGPVASQEVIKELGTNGGGYYNANSAHPFENPNPLSNLFEIFLIMVIPVCLTRTFGVMVKDKRQGYAILGVMGTIWAAFVFLATLFEVQGAGTATQAAGAAMEGKETRFGEWASSLFAVSTTGTSTGAVNSMHDSFTPLGGGVPLFHMMLGEVTPGGTGTGLYGMLILAILAVFVAGLMVGRTPEYLKKKITAREMKLVSLYILTTPTVVLVGASLAMGLAVARASILNTDSPHGFSEVLYAFTSAGNNNGSAFAGISANIPFYNTALGLVMLLGRFVPIVFALALAGSLAQQQPVPVTQGTLPTHKALFVTMLVGVVLIVTGLTYFPALTLGPLAEGL, from the coding sequence ATGTCCGACACCGCAGCCGGCCTGTTGCAGGTCGGCCTCCTGCTCGCGTGCCTGGCGGCCGTCTACCGCCCGTTCGGCGGCTACATGGCCAGGGTCTACACGTCCGGCAAGGACCTGCGCGTCGAGCGCTGGACGTACAAGCTGTTCGGCGTCGACCCGAAGGCCGACCAGACCTGGCCCGTCTACGCCCGCTCGCTGATCGCGTTCTCCGCGCTCAGCGTCATCCTGTTGTACCTGCTCCAGCGCCTGCAGCACTGGCTGCCGCTGTCGCTGGGCCTGCCGAACGTCGAGTCCGGGCTGGCGTTCAACACCGCCGCGTCCTTCGTCTCGAACACCAACTGGCAGAGCTACGTTCCGGAGGCGGTGATGGGCCACCTGGTCCAGTTCGCCGGCCTCGCGGTGCAGAACTTCCTGTCCGCGGCCGTCGGGATCACCGTCGCGATCGCCCTGATCCGGGGCTTCTCCCGGTCGAAGACCGACCGGGTCGGCAACTTCTGGGTCGACCTGGTCCGGACCGTGCTGCGCGTGCTGGTCCCGATCGCGGTCCTGGGTACCGTCCTGCTGGTCGCGATGGGCGTCGTACAGAACTTCTCCGGCGGGCACGAGGTCACCTCGGTGGTCGGCCAGACCCAGCACCTCCCGGGCGGCCCGGTGGCCAGCCAGGAGGTCATCAAGGAGCTCGGCACCAACGGCGGTGGCTACTACAACGCCAACTCCGCGCACCCGTTCGAGAACCCGAACCCGCTGTCGAACCTGTTCGAGATCTTCCTGATCATGGTCATCCCGGTCTGTCTGACCCGGACCTTCGGCGTGATGGTCAAGGACAAGCGTCAGGGCTACGCGATCCTCGGTGTGATGGGCACGATCTGGGCCGCCTTCGTCTTCCTGGCGACGCTGTTCGAGGTCCAGGGCGCGGGTACTGCGACCCAGGCCGCCGGCGCCGCGATGGAGGGCAAGGAGACCCGCTTCGGTGAATGGGCGTCCTCACTGTTCGCCGTCTCGACGACCGGTACGTCGACGGGCGCGGTGAACTCGATGCACGACTCGTTCACCCCACTCGGCGGTGGCGTGCCGCTGTTCCACATGATGCTCGGCGAAGTGACGCCCGGCGGTACGGGGACCGGCCTGTACGGCATGCTGATCCTCGCCATCCTTGCGGTGTTCGTCGCGGGCCTGATGGTCGGCCGCACACCGGAGTACCTGAAGAAGAAGATCACCGCGCGCGAGATGAAGCTCGTCTCGCTGTACATCCTGACGACGCCGACCGTCGTCCTCGTCGGCGCCTCGCTCGCGATGGGACTCGCGGTGGCCCGGGCGTCGATCCTGAACACCGACAGCCCGCACGGCTTCTCCGAGGTGCTGTACGCCTTCACCTCGGCGGGCAACAACAACGGCAGTGCGTTCGCCGGTATCAGCGCGAACATCCCGTTCTACAACACGGCGCTCGGGCTGGTGATGCTGCTCGGCCGGTTCGTCCCGATCGTGTTCGCACTGGCGCTGGCGGGCTCCCTCGCCCAGCAGCAGCCGGTACCGGTGACCCAGGGCACGCTGCCCACCCACAAGGCCCTGTTCGTGACGATGCTCGTCGGCGTCGTCCTGATCGTGACCGGCCTGACCTACTTCCCAGCTCTGACCCTCGGACCCCTCGCGGAGGGACTGTGA
- the rpmG gene encoding 50S ribosomal protein L33 has protein sequence MAKRNDLRPIIKLRSTAGTGFTYVTRKNRRNNPDRLIIRKYDPTTRSHVDFREER, from the coding sequence ATGGCCAAGCGCAACGACCTCCGCCCCATCATCAAGCTCCGCAGCACCGCAGGCACCGGCTTCACCTATGTAACGCGGAAGAACCGCCGGAACAATCCCGACCGGCTCATCATCCGCAAGTACGACCCGACGACCCGGTCCCATGTCGACTTCCGCGAAGAGCGGTAA
- a CDS encoding potassium-transporting ATPase subunit C gives MASNLPGSVRQFGVALRALLVFTAILGIVYPLVMTGVAQALFHGNANGSIVEVNGKAVASDLIGQAYTMDSGKKDDDGKAIMVADPKWFQTRPSASSYDAAASGGSNLGPNNADLVTAVQDRRKEVAALEGVDPSQVPPDAVTASGSGLDPDISPAYATLQVNRVARERGLGVDQVRQLVKENTEGRTLGFLGEPRVNVVKLNTALAALG, from the coding sequence ATGGCAAGCAACTTGCCGGGCTCAGTCCGGCAGTTCGGAGTGGCGCTACGGGCGCTGCTCGTCTTCACGGCGATCCTCGGGATCGTCTACCCGCTGGTGATGACCGGGGTCGCGCAGGCGCTGTTCCACGGCAACGCGAACGGCTCGATCGTCGAGGTGAACGGCAAGGCCGTCGCCTCCGACCTGATCGGCCAGGCGTACACGATGGACAGCGGCAAGAAGGACGACGACGGGAAGGCGATCATGGTCGCGGACCCGAAGTGGTTCCAGACCCGGCCGTCGGCAAGCTCCTACGACGCCGCGGCCAGCGGCGGATCGAACCTCGGTCCGAACAACGCCGATCTGGTCACGGCCGTGCAGGACCGTCGCAAGGAGGTGGCGGCGCTGGAGGGTGTCGACCCGTCCCAGGTCCCGCCCGACGCGGTCACGGCCAGCGGCAGCGGGCTCGATCCGGACATCAGCCCGGCGTACGCCACCCTGCAGGTCAACCGGGTCGCCCGGGAGCGAGGCCTCGGCGTGGACCAGGTCCGGCAGCTGGTAAAGGAGAACACGGAGGGTCGCACCCTGGGATTCCTGGGTGAGCCCCGCGTCAACGTGGTGAAGCTCAACACTGCGCTCGCAGCGCTGGGCTGA
- a CDS encoding sensor histidine kinase has protein sequence MSKNGRGHLRIYLGAAPGVGKTYKMLGEGQRRLARGTDVVVGFVETHGREHTAEMLAGLEVIPRRIIDYRGASFTELDIDAVLARRPEVALVDELAHTNVPGSRNEKRWQDIEELLAAGIDVISAVNIQHLESINDVVEKITGVPQQETVPDRVVRAADQIELVDMTPEALRRRMAHGNIYTADKVDAALGNYFRVGNLSALRELALLWLADRVDAGLQQYRQEHDIDSTWEARERVVVALTGGPEGETLIRRAARIAARSSGGDLLAVHVARSDGLTGANPSQLAAQRNLVEKLGGTYHQVVGDDIPSALLTFAKAENATQLVLGGSRRSRIGSLFTGPGIGATTIRDSGDIDVHLVTHSLMGRGRLPRLRGSLSRRRKIQGFVLSIVLPPVLALVLGLGGDTLNLTSNVLAFLLAVVVVALVGGMWPAMVTAVGGSLVLNWFFTPPKRTFTIAELNNALALLIFVLVAAMVSSVVDRAARRTRQAARAAAESETLATLAGSVLRGETALPALLERVREAFGMTGACLMERVDDDELTEVWRPLATAGSLTCTRPEEADAEIPARDDLVLVLQGHQLEADERRLVGAFAAHAAALVDRARLSEAAAEAKPLAEADKLRTALLRAVGHDLRSPLASAKASVTSLRSDDVEWSESERAELLETADESLDRLSRLVDNLLDLSRLQAGVLPVFTRPMALDEILPGVLAELGDEADKVTVDIPHTLPLVEADPALLERVVANLLANAIRYSPPGRPPLITGSALGDIVEVRVIDRGPGIPRQDRDRVFAPFQRLGDTDNTVGVGLGLALARGLAEAMHGTLQPEDTPGGGLTMVVSIPTATLRPTDAPVPGARERSEQE, from the coding sequence ATGAGCAAGAACGGCCGTGGGCATCTGCGGATCTATCTCGGGGCCGCGCCCGGCGTCGGGAAGACGTACAAGATGCTGGGGGAGGGGCAACGGCGCCTCGCCCGGGGGACCGACGTGGTGGTCGGATTCGTCGAGACCCACGGCCGTGAACACACCGCGGAGATGCTCGCCGGGCTCGAGGTGATCCCGCGGCGGATCATCGACTACCGGGGCGCGAGCTTCACCGAGCTGGACATCGACGCGGTGCTGGCGCGGCGGCCGGAGGTCGCGCTGGTCGACGAGCTGGCACACACCAACGTGCCGGGCAGCCGGAACGAGAAGCGCTGGCAGGACATCGAGGAGCTGCTGGCCGCCGGGATCGACGTGATCTCGGCGGTCAACATCCAGCATCTCGAGTCGATCAACGACGTGGTCGAGAAGATCACCGGCGTACCGCAGCAGGAGACGGTCCCGGACCGGGTGGTCCGGGCCGCGGACCAGATCGAGCTGGTCGACATGACGCCGGAGGCGCTGCGCCGGCGGATGGCACACGGCAACATCTACACCGCCGACAAGGTGGACGCTGCCCTAGGCAACTACTTCCGGGTCGGCAACCTGTCCGCCCTGCGTGAGCTGGCGTTGCTGTGGCTGGCCGACCGGGTGGATGCGGGCCTGCAGCAGTACCGGCAGGAGCACGACATCGACTCGACCTGGGAGGCCCGGGAGCGGGTCGTGGTCGCGCTCACCGGCGGTCCCGAAGGCGAGACGCTGATCCGGCGCGCCGCCCGGATCGCCGCGCGGTCCTCCGGTGGGGACCTGCTCGCCGTCCACGTCGCCCGCTCGGACGGTCTGACCGGGGCGAACCCGAGCCAGCTGGCTGCGCAGCGCAACCTGGTCGAGAAGCTCGGCGGGACCTATCACCAGGTCGTCGGCGACGACATCCCGTCCGCCCTGCTGACGTTCGCGAAGGCCGAGAACGCCACCCAGTTGGTGCTCGGCGGCAGTCGCCGTTCGCGGATCGGCTCGCTGTTCACCGGGCCGGGGATCGGCGCCACCACGATCCGCGACTCCGGCGATATCGACGTACACCTCGTCACGCACTCGTTGATGGGTCGTGGGCGGTTGCCCCGGCTGCGGGGGAGTCTGTCCCGGCGCCGGAAGATCCAGGGTTTCGTGCTGTCGATCGTGCTGCCGCCGGTGCTCGCACTGGTGCTCGGGCTGGGCGGCGACACGCTCAACCTGACCAGCAACGTGCTCGCGTTCCTGCTGGCGGTGGTCGTGGTGGCGCTGGTCGGCGGGATGTGGCCGGCGATGGTGACCGCGGTCGGCGGGTCGCTGGTGCTCAACTGGTTCTTCACACCGCCGAAGCGGACCTTCACGATCGCCGAGCTGAACAACGCGCTGGCGCTGCTGATCTTCGTCCTGGTCGCGGCGATGGTGAGTTCGGTCGTCGACCGGGCGGCTCGGCGGACCAGGCAGGCGGCCCGGGCGGCCGCGGAATCGGAGACGTTGGCGACTTTGGCCGGATCGGTACTGCGAGGTGAGACCGCCCTGCCCGCGCTGCTCGAACGGGTGCGCGAGGCGTTCGGGATGACCGGGGCGTGTCTGATGGAACGTGTGGACGACGACGAGCTGACCGAGGTCTGGCGACCGTTGGCCACGGCCGGCTCCCTGACCTGCACCCGTCCGGAGGAGGCCGACGCGGAGATTCCGGCGCGGGACGACCTGGTTCTGGTCCTGCAGGGTCATCAGCTGGAAGCGGACGAGCGACGGCTGGTCGGGGCGTTCGCGGCCCATGCCGCCGCGCTGGTCGACCGCGCCCGGCTCAGCGAGGCCGCCGCCGAGGCGAAGCCGCTGGCCGAGGCGGACAAGCTGCGGACGGCGCTGTTGCGGGCCGTCGGCCATGATCTGCGGTCCCCGCTCGCGTCGGCCAAGGCTTCCGTGACGAGCTTGCGGAGCGACGACGTCGAGTGGAGCGAGTCCGAGCGGGCCGAACTGCTGGAGACCGCGGACGAGTCGCTGGACCGGTTGTCGCGGCTGGTGGACAACCTGCTCGATCTGAGCCGGCTGCAGGCCGGCGTACTGCCGGTCTTCACGCGGCCGATGGCGCTGGACGAGATCCTGCCCGGCGTCCTGGCCGAGCTCGGTGACGAGGCCGACAAGGTGACGGTCGACATCCCGCACACACTGCCGCTGGTCGAGGCCGATCCGGCGCTGCTGGAGCGTGTGGTGGCGAACCTGCTGGCGAACGCGATCCGCTACTCGCCGCCCGGGCGCCCGCCGCTGATCACCGGAAGCGCGCTCGGCGACATCGTCGAGGTCCGGGTGATCGACCGGGGCCCGGGGATCCCGCGCCAGGACCGGGACCGGGTGTTCGCGCCGTTCCAGCGGCTCGGAGACACCGACAACACCGTCGGCGTCGGGCTCGGGCTGGCGCTCGCGCGCGGGCTCGCCGAGGCCATGCACGGCACGCTGCAGCCCGAAGACACCCCGGGCGGCGGTCTGACCATGGTGGTGTCGATCCCGACCGCCACCCTCCGCCCGACCGACGCCCCGGTCCCGGGAGCACGCGAACGATCGGAGCAAGAGTGA
- the kdpF gene encoding K(+)-transporting ATPase subunit F: MTIAGLVVAVALVLYLIAALVFPERF; encoded by the coding sequence ATGACTATCGCCGGCCTGGTCGTGGCCGTTGCTCTGGTCCTCTATCTGATCGCCGCCCTGGTCTTCCCCGAGAGGTTCTGA
- a CDS encoding PhzF family phenazine biosynthesis protein gives MRIRVVDAFADRPFTGNPAGVCLLDAGEWPDEAWMLAVAAEMNHAETAFARPSERADADWDLRWFTPTLEERLCGHATLATTHALAADGKVSGKVAFATRSGILTATVADDGIMLDFPVNRPFEVPAPEELGAALAVEFAEVYVAGELRDLLVVVRDEATVRAVVPDYDVMAGIIEREKLRGVIVTAQGTEYDFVSRFFAPGSGIPEDPVTGSAHTSLAPYWGERLGRNELVGYQASARGGVVQVSSSGDRVYLKGQAITVLDGELLV, from the coding sequence ATGAGGATCAGGGTTGTCGACGCGTTCGCCGATCGTCCGTTCACCGGGAATCCGGCCGGGGTGTGCCTCCTCGACGCAGGGGAATGGCCCGACGAGGCCTGGATGCTGGCCGTCGCTGCCGAGATGAATCATGCCGAGACCGCGTTCGCCCGGCCGTCGGAGCGGGCCGACGCGGACTGGGATCTGCGCTGGTTCACGCCGACCCTGGAAGAGAGGCTCTGCGGCCACGCCACGCTCGCGACCACGCATGCGCTGGCCGCGGACGGCAAGGTGTCCGGGAAGGTCGCCTTCGCAACGCGCAGCGGCATCCTGACCGCGACCGTCGCGGACGACGGGATCATGCTGGACTTTCCGGTCAACCGGCCGTTCGAGGTGCCGGCTCCGGAGGAGCTCGGAGCGGCGTTGGCTGTCGAGTTCGCCGAGGTCTACGTCGCGGGCGAGCTCCGCGATCTCCTGGTCGTCGTCCGGGACGAGGCGACGGTGCGCGCGGTGGTCCCCGACTACGACGTGATGGCCGGGATCATCGAGCGCGAGAAGCTGCGGGGAGTGATCGTGACGGCGCAGGGTACGGAGTACGACTTCGTCTCGCGGTTCTTCGCGCCGGGCAGCGGGATCCCGGAGGACCCGGTGACCGGGAGCGCACACACCAGTCTGGCGCCGTACTGGGGCGAACGCCTCGGGCGGAACGAACTGGTCGGGTACCAGGCGTCCGCCCGAGGCGGTGTCGTCCAGGTCAGCTCATCCGGCGACCGCGTCTACCTGAAGGGCCAGGCGATCACAGTCCTGGACGGTGAACTCCTCGTCTAG
- the kdpB gene encoding potassium-transporting ATPase subunit KdpB gives MLLTSLPDAVKKLDPRLMVKNPVMFVVEVGAAASTIKAVTDPSVFVWWIVVWLWLTVIFANLAEAVAEGRGKAQAETLRRAKTETTARRMSGDKEEEVPAAQLRLGDLVVVEAGQIIPGDGDVVEGVASVDESAITGESAPVIRESGGDRSAVTGGTKVLSDRIVVKITTKPGESFIDRMIALVEGASRQKTPNEIALNILLASLTIVFLIATATLPTFANYAHTNLSIVILVALLVALIPTTIGALLSAIGIAGMDRLVQRNVLAMSGRAVEAAGDVNTLLLDKTGTITLGNRQASEFIPVGGVNDTELADAAQLSSLADETPEGRSIVVLAKTGYGLRERHTGELPHAHFVEFTAQTRMSGVDVDDRQIRKGAAGAVNAWINQHGGSIDAQLGEIVDGISASGGTPLVVAESIGGKARALGVIHLKDVVKAGMRERFDQMRAMGIRTVMITGDNALTAKAIAEEAGVDDFLAEATPEDKMALIKKEQEGGRLVAMTGDGTNDAPALAQADVGVAMNSGTSAAKEAGNMVDLDSNPTKLIEIVEIGKQLLITRGSLTTFSIANDVAKYFAILPALFAAAYPGLDKLNVMGLHSPESAIVSAIVFNALIIVLLVPLALRGVRYRPSSASAMLRRNLLVYGVGGLISPFIGIKLLDLVISLIPGLR, from the coding sequence ATGCTGCTGACGTCCTTGCCGGACGCGGTGAAGAAGCTCGACCCGCGGCTGATGGTGAAGAACCCGGTCATGTTCGTGGTCGAGGTGGGCGCGGCCGCGTCCACGATCAAGGCCGTCACCGACCCCAGCGTGTTCGTCTGGTGGATCGTGGTCTGGCTCTGGCTGACCGTGATCTTCGCGAACCTGGCGGAGGCGGTCGCGGAAGGCCGCGGCAAGGCCCAGGCCGAGACGCTGCGCCGGGCCAAGACCGAGACCACCGCTCGCCGCATGTCCGGCGACAAGGAGGAAGAGGTACCGGCCGCCCAGCTGCGGCTCGGTGACCTGGTCGTCGTCGAGGCCGGCCAGATCATCCCCGGCGACGGTGACGTCGTCGAGGGGGTGGCGAGCGTCGACGAGTCGGCGATCACCGGCGAGTCGGCCCCGGTCATCCGGGAGTCCGGCGGCGACCGCAGCGCGGTCACCGGCGGCACCAAGGTGCTGTCGGACCGGATCGTCGTGAAGATCACCACCAAGCCCGGTGAGAGCTTCATCGACCGGATGATTGCCCTGGTCGAGGGCGCCTCGCGGCAGAAGACGCCGAACGAGATCGCGCTGAACATCCTGCTGGCCAGCCTGACGATCGTGTTCCTGATCGCCACCGCGACCCTGCCGACGTTCGCGAACTACGCGCACACGAACCTGAGCATCGTGATCCTGGTGGCCCTGCTGGTCGCCCTGATCCCGACCACGATCGGTGCGCTGCTGTCCGCGATCGGTATCGCCGGCATGGACCGGCTCGTCCAGCGCAACGTGCTGGCGATGTCCGGCCGTGCGGTCGAGGCCGCCGGTGACGTGAACACCCTGCTGCTGGACAAGACCGGCACCATCACGCTGGGCAACCGGCAGGCGTCGGAGTTCATCCCGGTCGGGGGTGTGAACGACACCGAGCTGGCCGACGCGGCACAGCTGTCCAGCCTCGCCGACGAGACGCCGGAGGGCCGGTCGATCGTCGTCCTCGCGAAGACCGGGTACGGCCTGCGGGAGCGCCACACCGGCGAACTGCCGCACGCGCACTTCGTCGAGTTCACCGCACAGACCCGGATGAGCGGCGTCGACGTCGACGACCGGCAGATCCGCAAGGGTGCGGCCGGCGCGGTCAACGCCTGGATCAACCAGCACGGCGGGTCGATCGACGCGCAGCTCGGCGAGATCGTCGACGGGATCTCGGCCTCCGGCGGCACTCCGCTGGTCGTTGCCGAGAGCATCGGAGGCAAGGCCCGGGCGCTCGGCGTCATCCACCTCAAGGACGTCGTCAAGGCAGGGATGCGGGAGCGGTTCGACCAGATGCGCGCGATGGGCATCCGGACCGTGATGATCACCGGTGACAACGCGCTGACCGCGAAGGCGATCGCCGAGGAGGCTGGGGTCGACGACTTCCTGGCCGAGGCGACGCCCGAGGACAAGATGGCGCTGATCAAGAAGGAGCAGGAGGGCGGCCGGCTGGTCGCGATGACCGGTGACGGCACCAACGACGCTCCGGCGCTGGCGCAGGCCGATGTCGGCGTGGCGATGAACTCCGGTACGTCGGCCGCGAAGGAGGCCGGCAACATGGTCGACCTCGACTCCAACCCGACCAAGCTGATCGAGATCGTTGAGATCGGCAAGCAGTTGCTGATCACCCGCGGTTCGCTGACCACGTTCTCGATCGCGAACGACGTGGCGAAGTACTTCGCGATCCTGCCGGCCCTGTTCGCGGCGGCGTACCCCGGTCTGGACAAGCTGAACGTGATGGGACTGCACTCGCCGGAGTCGGCGATCGTGTCCGCGATCGTGTTCAACGCGCTGATCATCGTGCTGCTGGTGCCGCTGGCGCTGCGCGGCGTCCGGTACAGGCCGTCCTCGGCGTCGGCGATGCTGCGGCGCAACCTGCTGGTGTACGGCGTCGGCGGTCTGATCAGCCCGTTCATCGGTATCAAGCTCCTCGACCTGGTGATCTCCTTGATCCCCGGTCTGCGCTGA